The Aggregatilinea lenta genome includes a region encoding these proteins:
- a CDS encoding glycosyltransferase: MTHHRRHKAQARPHIIAKYLMERGHTVKLIVTAESRRTGIVESEWDGVPIVEMPDLLFGKARAGWDVWNAYNRTRYLKGESDWDLVHCFETRLSTIYPAMRYVKQHHLPWITDWNDWWGRGGIIAEARPRWYQMLFGPVETYYEEAFRTKADGLTVISRALGKRAEGLGMPADHILRLPGGTLPDLFQARTTAECRVHMGLPEDGVILGFSSMDSHFDLELVMRSAAIVKEKFPNLKILITGRAGEEVRHIASQHGMENNLHLTGFLPFEELPWALGCADLFLLPFPEKVYNVGRWPNKIGDYMSIGRPTVSNPVGDIKPLFEEDRIGLLAAEEAGDFADKVLCLLEQPELARELGENARRTAVEKYDWRVLIGKLEDFYVEVLERTKVTKHVTAV, translated from the coding sequence ATGACTCATCATCGCCGGCATAAAGCCCAGGCGAGACCGCACATCATCGCCAAATATCTGATGGAACGCGGGCACACGGTCAAGCTCATCGTTACCGCAGAATCCCGCCGCACCGGCATCGTAGAGTCGGAGTGGGACGGCGTGCCGATCGTCGAGATGCCGGACCTGCTGTTCGGCAAGGCGCGCGCTGGGTGGGACGTCTGGAACGCTTACAACCGCACGCGCTACCTGAAGGGCGAAAGCGACTGGGATCTGGTGCACTGCTTCGAGACGCGCCTGTCCACCATTTACCCGGCCATGCGCTACGTCAAGCAGCATCACCTGCCGTGGATCACGGACTGGAACGATTGGTGGGGCCGGGGCGGGATCATCGCCGAAGCGCGCCCGCGCTGGTACCAGATGCTGTTTGGCCCCGTCGAAACGTATTACGAAGAGGCGTTCCGCACCAAGGCGGACGGGCTGACCGTGATCTCGCGCGCGCTGGGCAAGCGCGCCGAGGGGCTGGGGATGCCCGCCGACCACATCCTGCGACTGCCGGGCGGCACGCTGCCGGACCTGTTCCAGGCGCGGACCACGGCGGAATGCCGGGTGCACATGGGTCTGCCCGAAGATGGCGTAATCCTGGGCTTTTCCAGCATGGACTCCCACTTCGACCTGGAGCTGGTGATGCGTTCCGCCGCCATCGTCAAGGAAAAGTTCCCGAACCTGAAGATCCTGATCACCGGGCGCGCGGGGGAAGAAGTGCGGCATATCGCCAGCCAGCACGGCATGGAAAACAACCTGCACCTGACCGGTTTCCTGCCCTTCGAGGAGCTTCCCTGGGCGCTCGGCTGCGCGGATCTGTTCCTGCTGCCCTTCCCCGAAAAGGTGTACAACGTCGGGCGCTGGCCGAACAAGATCGGCGACTATATGAGCATTGGCCGCCCGACCGTCTCCAACCCGGTGGGCGACATCAAGCCGCTGTTCGAAGAAGACCGCATTGGCCTGCTGGCGGCGGAAGAAGCGGGCGACTTCGCGGACAAGGTCCTGTGCCTGCTGGAACAGCCGGAGCTGGCCCGTGAATTGGGCGAAAACGCCCGGCGCACCGCCGTCGAGAAGTACGACTGGCGCGTGCTGATCGGCAAGCTGGAAGATTTTTACGTCGAGGTGCTGGAACGCACGAAGGTGACCAAGCACGTCACGGCAGTGTAA
- a CDS encoding DUF5060 domain-containing protein: MDLIDQPRRAARHPGHSATRRLVGTAVLLALILSLAGGSLGAPGMALAQEDIPTVGLYQKFELTLDWTTGYDNPFDPAQVSVEATFTAPDGDVLVMPGFVYQAFTRSVEGRYEEFEPAGDPVWMVRFAPQQLGTYTYAASVTDANGTTDLTSGSFEAVESDEKPFIHLGPIGQRTFEYETGEPFVPIGINENSTWTSNDDYGLDVYYDRLPQFAVNGINMIRLQMTPNDGALTWSPGRFEYGVWRHYQGLNGYNLASAWKFDQLMNLVHDEHMTAIVNIEQALALGSFAGTESQAWVSSPYNVANGGMLEQPLDFFSNEEAKSYFKNQLRYIIARWGYSSSMFAWELFNEFDWLLREPDTTDAVLESTVDWHTEMAEYLKEIDPYDHLVTTNVATPIRFWPEDSWYFELWQIPDMDICNFHLYNLPLFTNDTVKNLVDYLNAFYAETTSPCLIGEWGIDSNGDTDALDVAGIGLHNALWTATMMKAALLPHYFDLVHDYDQYGHFRALSTYLGSEPEGLTPYALGTVSVSDVQLETLGLTQDDRALVWIHNKQSFDDQTEPAIVQGATLSISGLVPGQYWIELWNPYDGTITDVQTTIHTSEPMLIALPPIERDIALKVWVQ, from the coding sequence ATGGATCTCATAGATCAGCCGCGTCGAGCGGCACGGCATCCGGGCCACAGTGCCACACGGCGACTGGTCGGGACCGCCGTACTGCTGGCGCTGATCCTGTCACTGGCAGGCGGCTCACTCGGCGCGCCTGGGATGGCTCTGGCCCAGGAGGACATCCCCACCGTGGGGCTGTACCAGAAGTTCGAGCTGACGCTCGACTGGACCACCGGCTACGATAACCCGTTCGACCCGGCGCAAGTCAGCGTCGAGGCGACGTTTACCGCGCCGGATGGCGACGTGCTGGTGATGCCCGGCTTCGTGTACCAGGCGTTCACGCGCTCGGTCGAGGGGCGCTACGAGGAATTCGAGCCTGCCGGGGATCCCGTGTGGATGGTACGCTTTGCCCCGCAGCAGTTGGGGACCTATACGTATGCGGCCAGCGTCACCGACGCTAACGGCACCACGGATCTCACCTCCGGTAGCTTCGAGGCCGTCGAATCCGACGAAAAGCCATTCATCCACCTGGGGCCAATCGGCCAGCGCACGTTCGAATACGAAACCGGCGAGCCGTTCGTGCCAATCGGGATCAACGAAAACAGTACGTGGACCTCGAATGATGACTACGGCCTGGACGTGTACTACGACCGCCTGCCGCAGTTCGCCGTCAACGGCATCAACATGATCCGGTTGCAGATGACGCCCAACGACGGCGCGCTGACGTGGTCGCCGGGCCGGTTCGAGTATGGCGTGTGGCGTCACTACCAGGGCCTGAACGGCTACAACCTGGCGAGCGCGTGGAAGTTCGATCAGTTGATGAACCTCGTGCACGACGAGCACATGACCGCCATCGTGAACATCGAGCAGGCGCTGGCGCTGGGCAGTTTCGCGGGCACCGAAAGTCAGGCGTGGGTCTCCAGCCCGTACAACGTGGCGAATGGCGGTATGTTGGAGCAGCCGCTGGACTTTTTCAGCAACGAAGAAGCCAAGTCCTATTTCAAGAATCAGTTACGCTACATCATCGCGCGGTGGGGCTATTCGTCCTCGATGTTCGCCTGGGAACTGTTCAACGAGTTCGACTGGCTGCTGCGCGAGCCGGACACCACCGACGCAGTACTCGAATCGACGGTCGATTGGCATACCGAGATGGCCGAATATCTGAAAGAGATCGATCCCTACGATCATCTCGTCACGACCAACGTCGCCACGCCGATCCGCTTCTGGCCGGAAGACAGCTGGTACTTCGAACTCTGGCAGATTCCCGACATGGACATCTGCAACTTCCACCTGTACAACCTGCCGCTGTTCACCAACGACACGGTCAAGAATCTGGTGGATTACCTGAACGCCTTTTATGCCGAAACGACCAGTCCGTGCCTGATCGGCGAGTGGGGCATCGACTCCAACGGCGACACCGACGCACTCGACGTGGCGGGCATCGGGCTGCACAACGCGCTGTGGACCGCCACCATGATGAAAGCTGCGCTGCTGCCGCACTACTTCGACCTCGTGCACGATTACGACCAGTACGGGCACTTCCGCGCCCTGTCGACCTACCTGGGCAGCGAGCCGGAAGGGCTGACGCCCTATGCGCTGGGCACGGTCAGCGTCTCGGACGTGCAGCTCGAAACGCTCGGCCTGACACAGGACGACCGCGCGCTGGTCTGGATTCACAACAAGCAGAGCTTCGACGACCAGACCGAACCGGCCATCGTGCAGGGCGCGACGCTCAGCATCAGCGGGCTGGTGCCCGGCCAGTACTGGATCGAACTCTGGAACCCCTACGACGGCACGATCACCGACGTGCAAACGACCATCCACACGTCGGAGCCGATGCTGATCGCGCTGCCGCCGATCGAGCGCGATATCGCGCTGAAAGTGTGGGTTCAATAG
- a CDS encoding glycosyltransferase family 4 protein: MARTKVLYLVNEFADGSSNNLVLTLIKGLDHEQFEFYVGGLKATGGPLEDRFGQAGATVVNFGMAPGRLGLGLVRQIARAIDAHDIDLLHTHVMRPDILGGIAARISHRHPVVISTKHNMAYVRGQTGWRVRNMVYWPTMRASNHVVTVTELLRQQAIQRLRLRADRITTIYNGIDIARFYQPDARDTTRAGLGLAPDAFVMTYTGRLIGGKGIEDLLRATARLAPDHPQARALIVGEGELDAPLKQLAADLSVTDSVVFSGFRRDIPAVLAASDVFVLPSFSEGLPLSLLEAMAAHKPVVASHVGGIPEVVTDGETGLLVAPGDVPGLTAALASLMDDPARRERIGSQGRQHVQDHFSVARMVEQYQTLYEAYST; this comes from the coding sequence GTGGCAAGAACGAAAGTGCTTTATCTCGTCAACGAATTTGCCGATGGGTCGAGCAACAATCTGGTGCTCACCCTGATTAAGGGATTGGATCACGAGCAGTTCGAGTTCTATGTTGGCGGGCTGAAAGCCACCGGCGGGCCGCTGGAAGATCGCTTCGGGCAGGCGGGTGCGACCGTCGTCAACTTCGGCATGGCCCCCGGTCGGCTGGGGCTGGGCCTCGTGCGGCAGATCGCGCGCGCCATCGATGCGCACGACATCGACCTTCTGCATACGCACGTCATGCGTCCGGATATCCTGGGCGGGATCGCCGCGCGGATTTCGCACCGGCATCCGGTGGTCATCTCGACCAAGCACAACATGGCCTACGTGCGCGGCCAAACCGGATGGCGCGTGCGCAACATGGTCTACTGGCCCACCATGCGCGCTTCGAACCACGTCGTCACCGTGACCGAACTGCTGCGCCAGCAGGCCATCCAGCGGCTGCGCCTGCGCGCGGACCGCATCACGACCATTTATAATGGCATCGACATCGCACGCTTCTACCAACCGGACGCGCGCGACACGACACGCGCAGGGCTGGGCCTCGCGCCGGACGCGTTCGTCATGACCTATACCGGGCGGCTCATCGGCGGCAAGGGGATCGAAGATCTACTGCGCGCCACGGCCCGTCTCGCACCCGACCATCCACAGGCCCGCGCGCTGATCGTGGGCGAGGGCGAACTCGACGCGCCGCTCAAGCAGTTGGCGGCGGATCTGAGCGTCACGGACAGCGTGGTCTTCAGCGGATTTCGCCGGGATATCCCTGCGGTGCTAGCAGCCTCCGACGTCTTTGTGCTACCTTCTTTCTCTGAGGGGTTGCCGCTCAGTTTGCTCGAAGCGATGGCCGCGCATAAGCCGGTCGTCGCGTCGCACGTGGGCGGCATTCCCGAAGTCGTGACAGACGGCGAGACGGGACTGTTGGTGGCTCCCGGCGACGTGCCGGGCCTGACCGCCGCATTGGCCTCCCTTATGGACGATCCCGCGCGCCGCGAGCGCATCGGCTCCCAGGGGCGGCAGCACGTCCAGGATCACTTTAGCGTGGCGCGCATGGTCGAGCAGTATCAAACGCTTTACGAGGCCTATTCGACCTGA
- a CDS encoding glycosyltransferase family 4 protein, translating to MKIAFVSFEFEEYCIKLASAFQDAQVMLFLPKEQSAPFVDQLGPSVDFRPFDKPRVRHVLRQGKLALDIARQIRAFDPDVVHFQHGHMWFNLALPLIGRYPLVITIHDPRHHSGDPEASRVPQRIMDFGYRRADEVIVHGEQLKQVCIDDLNLPGDRVHVVPHITLGDETAQSHVHEQPNTILFFGRIWEYKGLEYLIKAEPLITEQVPDAHIVIAGRGEDFDRYTQMMVHPDRFTVYNEYVPDERRAELFQQASVIALPYTDASQSGVIPVAYTFGKPVVATTVGGLPEAVDEGETGLLVAPRDERALADAIIRLLKDPDLRHRMGQNARRKNEAEWAPEVVAAQTKAVYEQASAHKHGPAHAEPAPVQPAAAPVQPKGETIALRRYPYPYKAAMTICSDIDGTTTVERFLAIQEFLNTTEETSMGPGVGLEIGNTFFPYPLDDDFGYFSSRPHDREVIETMIKAGYIDCIHSWGDGATTREQALTGLKALEDSGCKLKVWVDHSQAPSDFGKDTTPGTGDVPDSPIYHADATLAYGIRFVWKGRGSNIVGHGVPFSLRAFANILDRHHLKDTTRSLVKEVAKITLAYLGKERFAIHAGNKFMRVHTLTDGQQVYEFQRCNTYWQGQSYGHNSWGLAYVLRPQTLKALIRSKGVMVIYTHIGVGPEEPPYLPPETQAALRNLAEVHRAGEIYITTTARLLTYYINHKYLLWSQETNDKGETMIRVYGVADPLAGQHLPPVEDLQGITFYVPDSTQAQIIVGDRPLEAIERHPADETGRQSVSIPRTFLTYPLPVQQTATGAG from the coding sequence ATGAAGATCGCGTTTGTCTCATTCGAGTTCGAGGAGTACTGCATCAAACTGGCAAGCGCCTTTCAGGATGCCCAGGTGATGCTGTTTTTGCCCAAGGAACAATCCGCGCCGTTCGTGGACCAGCTCGGCCCGTCGGTGGACTTCCGCCCGTTCGACAAGCCGCGCGTGCGCCACGTGCTGCGCCAGGGCAAGCTGGCGCTGGACATCGCGCGCCAGATCCGCGCCTTCGATCCCGATGTGGTGCACTTCCAGCACGGGCACATGTGGTTCAACCTCGCGCTGCCGCTGATTGGGCGCTACCCTCTGGTGATCACCATTCACGATCCGCGCCACCACTCCGGCGATCCCGAAGCGTCACGCGTACCACAGCGCATCATGGACTTCGGCTACCGCCGTGCCGACGAGGTGATCGTGCACGGCGAGCAGCTCAAGCAGGTGTGCATCGACGACCTAAACCTACCCGGCGACCGCGTGCACGTCGTGCCGCACATCACGCTGGGCGACGAAACCGCCCAATCGCACGTGCACGAGCAGCCGAACACGATCCTGTTCTTCGGACGCATCTGGGAGTACAAGGGCCTGGAATACCTGATCAAGGCCGAGCCGCTGATCACCGAGCAGGTGCCTGACGCGCACATCGTCATCGCCGGGCGCGGCGAGGACTTCGACCGCTACACGCAGATGATGGTCCACCCGGACAGGTTCACGGTGTACAACGAATACGTGCCCGATGAGCGCCGTGCGGAGCTGTTCCAGCAGGCGAGCGTCATCGCGCTGCCCTACACCGACGCGTCGCAGAGCGGCGTGATCCCGGTCGCGTACACCTTCGGCAAGCCGGTGGTGGCGACGACCGTCGGCGGGCTGCCGGAAGCGGTCGACGAGGGCGAGACGGGGCTGCTGGTCGCGCCGCGCGACGAACGCGCCCTGGCCGACGCGATCATCAGGCTGCTGAAGGACCCCGATCTGCGGCACCGCATGGGCCAGAACGCCCGGCGCAAGAACGAAGCCGAGTGGGCGCCGGAGGTCGTCGCGGCGCAGACCAAAGCCGTCTACGAGCAGGCCAGCGCGCACAAGCACGGTCCGGCCCATGCTGAACCCGCCCCAGTACAGCCCGCAGCCGCGCCCGTCCAGCCGAAGGGCGAGACTATCGCGCTGCGGCGCTACCCGTACCCCTACAAGGCGGCCATGACCATTTGTAGCGACATCGACGGCACGACCACCGTCGAGCGCTTCCTGGCGATTCAGGAGTTCCTGAACACGACCGAAGAGACGTCGATGGGGCCGGGCGTCGGGCTGGAGATCGGCAACACGTTCTTCCCCTACCCGCTCGACGACGACTTCGGGTACTTCTCCAGCCGCCCGCACGACCGCGAGGTCATCGAGACGATGATCAAGGCCGGGTACATTGACTGCATCCATTCCTGGGGCGACGGGGCGACCACGCGCGAGCAGGCCCTCACCGGCCTGAAGGCGCTTGAGGACAGCGGCTGCAAGCTGAAGGTGTGGGTCGATCACTCGCAGGCCCCGTCGGACTTCGGCAAGGACACCACCCCCGGCACGGGTGACGTGCCGGACTCGCCCATCTACCACGCCGACGCCACGCTGGCCTACGGCATCCGCTTCGTGTGGAAGGGGCGCGGCAGCAACATCGTGGGACACGGCGTGCCGTTCTCGCTGCGGGCCTTCGCCAACATCCTCGACCGCCACCACCTGAAGGACACGACCAGGAGCCTCGTCAAAGAGGTGGCCAAGATCACGCTGGCCTACCTGGGCAAAGAGCGCTTCGCCATCCACGCGGGCAACAAGTTCATGCGCGTGCACACCCTGACCGACGGCCAGCAGGTCTACGAGTTCCAGCGCTGCAACACCTACTGGCAGGGGCAGTCGTACGGGCACAACAGTTGGGGGCTGGCCTACGTGCTGCGGCCCCAGACGCTCAAAGCGCTGATCCGGTCCAAAGGCGTGATGGTGATCTATACGCACATTGGCGTCGGGCCGGAAGAACCGCCCTACCTGCCGCCCGAAACCCAGGCTGCGCTGCGCAATCTGGCCGAGGTGCACCGCGCCGGGGAGATCTACATCACCACGACGGCGCGCCTGCTGACGTATTACATCAACCACAAGTACCTGCTGTGGTCGCAAGAAACGAACGACAAGGGCGAGACGATGATCCGCGTCTACGGCGTGGCCGATCCGCTGGCCGGGCAGCATTTGCCGCCCGTCGAAGACCTGCAGGGCATCACCTTTTACGTGCCGGACAGCACCCAGGCACAGATCATCGTGGGTGATCGCCCACTCGAAGCGATCGAGCGCCACCCGGCGGACGAAACAGGCCGCCAGAGCGTTTCGATCCCGCGCACCTTCCTGACCTATCCCCTGCCCGTCCAGCAGACGGCAACAGGAGCCGGGTAA